CCATCGTCAATATTGAAGCAAACCGAGTTTTGTTTTCTGATTTTCAAGACTCTGTTTCATTCAGAGACTCTCAGCCCGAAAGCGATCAGCAAGTAAAACGTACGATCGAGAATGCGCGCGCCAATCGTGCATTCTTTGAGAAACACCGCGAGCATTTAGTAGTGCCAGAAACTGCAGAATCTGCTGCTTGGAAAACATTTTTTATTAAAAAATTGAATAGCGTTTTAGGTTATCAGAAAGATTACCCAGAGCTTTTAGCAAAAACCGCTACCGAAATTGCCAATAAGTGCAATATATCAATAGATACCTTCACTCCTGAAGAAGTAGTAAGCACCATTCAAGGCTTACATGATCGCATTGGTAATACAAACGCACCACGCTCAAAAGCTGGTCTTGATCTAGAGGCGCGCCGTGAAGTCATCAACAAAATGTCTGAAGTAACTAAAGATTTCTTTGATAGTTTAAGTGATAAAGAGCGATGCTTAATACAAGCCTGCTATTTAGTCGGCGGTTTTAGCCGAAGCCTTCATAAATACAATATTTTCTCAGATACTATGAGCGATGCAGGTGAGTACGGTATAGCCGAAGCAATTCAGACATTGCCCGACGAAGAGGCAGACAAAACGACCAGCCTAGTAATTTCAGACGATATTGGCGCAAGGCGAATGCTACGCACCATCGACATTCCAGACGAAAAAGCGCCGATTGTTATTACTGACGATGATTTTCTTAAAGCCGCTCAAGCAAAATTTGCGCCCCAACGACTGCCGCAAACACCAGGGACCACTGGTGATTGGAGGTCGCGCGTGACCATTAACAATACAGAAGATGTGGCAAAATTTGACCATTCCAGCGCAGAAGCTTTCACGCAGGCACTGCGCAATGGGAAAGTGGATGTTTCGAAAATTCGCGTAACAGATAACACTGGGCACGGCGGCCCTGCTGGCGCATAATTTTCACCTAACCTTCATATTTCGTTTATTTTTGACCGCTATAATTGCGGCATGTCCAAGAAATTCAAAAGGCGTAGTAAAATTGAAGTTATCGTTGATAGTAACTGCGCGGGTGGCGCGGTGCTAGATGGCGTTAATAAACTGATTACTTACGCAACTGAAGGCGGGCAATCTGGTAATACAATTTATAAACCGATCTTTAGTGATTATCGGATCGTACTGCCTATCCAAATTGGTACTGAGACGCGCCGCCGCGTCTTTCCAGAATTCTTAGAGGCTGAAATCCGCGCAAAAGCTCAATACCTACAATCCGCAGGAAAACCTGTCGGTGCATTAGAAACTTTCTTTTTACAGCATTCAGAGGGCGACGAAGATCTCGCAAAAGAAAATAAGCACATGCTGGTTGTGGAGAATGAAGTTTCGCGCGCTTATAAACTTTTCTTTGCAGGCAAGGCAGCAGCTTTACTGGCTAATAATGATGAAGCTACACAACGCATTGCAAATGGTGCGCGCTATTTGGCAGAACGCTATGGAATCGATATCAGCGATCACTCCATATGCCCGAGCGATGTTCATGATTTCTGTCATCGTGTACGTGAGACTTATGAAAAGCACGTAGAGCATTTTGCTGATACTGAGAGCAAAATCCGCGAACAGAATAGTAAGTTCAATATTAATGACCTCACGGTCGATATGGTTGTTGCCAGCGCTCAGCGTGAGAATTTGGCACGTAAGGCTAAGAAGTTCTTTGCGGACTGTTCACCACAGGAACGCTGCATCATGCAAGCCATGTACTCAGATCGAGAACTTTATAATGCTGTTAGCGACGACGATGCATTCGAACGCTTCCGTCGCGATCAAGGCGAGCGTTCAGTGGAGCGTTACCTTATTGCCAAGTCGAACGACTATGAACAAGACCGCGTGACCCTCGTTATCACGAAGGATACAGGCGCACTACGTGGCGTTGAATATGTGAGAAAAATGGGTGCAGGCCATAGCATCATTGGTCTGAGCCCTTATGGCTTAGGCTTAGCACTCGAAGAGCTGGGAGTTATTGAGGATAGCAGCAAAATCGCTGGCCAAGATAGCCTCGATGCTATGGAACGACGCCGCGCAAAGGCAGAGCGCCATAAATCATTAGGTTATGCGGATGCACTTTTGCCCCAACCCAATCACCCCGATCACGAAGCAAAATGGGCGCATCGCTTGTCAGAGGTTATGCGCTGGGGTGATTACGAAGACCGCATCCAAAAGAGATCGAAACGCGAAAGCGGCTCTGGGGGCAGCAATGGCGGCGGCGTAGGTGGTGGGCGGTAATTGATACCATCTTTACGTGTTCATGACGTATTTCACTGAATACCCACACGCATCTTTACGTTCTAACAATCATACTCCTTTAGCAGAATTCGCTGCATCTATTAACACAGGAGAAGATTATTATGACATATCATCATTTAATATCTGCATCGTCGCTTGACGGTAAAGACGTGAAGAACGCTCAAGGCGAAAAACTCGGGCATGTAAGAGATATCATGATTGATAGCTCCAATCATAACATTACCTATTATGTGCTATCATTTGGCGGCATTTTAGGTATGGGCGACAAGTTGTTTGCCATTCCACCAGAAGCAATGGCGTTCAATCAAAAAGATAAAGAATTTACGCTCAACATCGCCAAAGATCGCCTTAAAACGACAGATGGCTTCGACAAGGATCATTGGCCAGATTTCGCCAATCCTAACTTCCGAACCAATCTTTATAAGCATTATGGATACGAGGATCGTTTCGCAGCATAGCCCGCAAAGTGACGCTCGTGAAAGAGCCTTCCATGCAAATGGGGGGCTTTTTTAATGGTGGGCGGTAGAGAACATGCTCGGCGCTAAGCGCCTCCTCGCCAACGCTAAGCTCGTACCTCGCTAAGCTTTTGGTCGAATCTGGAGATTCTCGTAATTTTTAATGGTGGGCGGTAGAGAACTCGAATCTCCGACCTCGTCGATGTCAACGACGCGCTCTAACCAACTGAGCTAACCGCCCCCAATACATAACCCTAACCAGTTGGTTAGAGCTTTTTACTCAAGCGCCGTAGGGCTGGCCAACTGAGCTAACTGCCCCTATACCCTTGGACTGCGCGTTTATAGCAGGGTTTTTGCTGGGCGCAAGACAAGGTTAAATGGCTCAATATTCACCTAATCTTCACATTTATAACATTATTAAATGCTAGGCTGGCGGCGAATATAACCATTACCGATGGAGCACTTATATGCCTCAAGCAAGCTGGGTAGAACGTGAATTAGACATCGCCATGACGCCACGCCAATGCGATATCCGCGCCGATGAATTGCGCCGATACATTGCCGAGCACAGAATTAGCAAAGATTTCCCAAATGCGGCGGCTGTTATTGAGCACTTGGCATCGGAACTGAATCGCGGTGGAATAAGTAGCTGTAAAGAACTTCAAGATATGATGCTTGAGTTGGAGGAGGAGCACCTAGACGCACTATCCGTAGAGGATATTGCGCATATTCATGGCGCGGTGAAAGATACGGTTGATCGTTATCTCGATCGCAATAATCGTGATTTTCGCCATGAGGGCATTGAGCGTATTATGGACACCCCCTTGCAACCCGAACAGCGCGAGGAATTACTGAGTCGTATTGAAGCAATCATTGAAAATAACGTTTATAAACGGATGAGCCATGAGCCTAAGCAAGCGGTTGCGCGCGCATGGAACCTAGCTTCCAAGACTTCGTATTTTGATACGCCACGCGAGCTCGAACAGCTAATCTGCACGGGTTATTGTAACACCGATGGAGAGATTACGAATTTATACGAAGATATCGACCTAGAAAAGCTAGAGCCACTCGACGCGGTGCAACGAACGATTCGTCGTTATGTTCAAGATGTACTGCGCAACGAGCAGCAAACAAC
This sequence is a window from Alphaproteobacteria bacterium. Protein-coding genes within it:
- a CDS encoding PRC-barrel domain-containing protein, which encodes MTYHHLISASSLDGKDVKNAQGEKLGHVRDIMIDSSNHNITYYVLSFGGILGMGDKLFAIPPEAMAFNQKDKEFTLNIAKDRLKTTDGFDKDHWPDFANPNFRTNLYKHYGYEDRFAA